The Elaeis guineensis isolate ETL-2024a chromosome 3, EG11, whole genome shotgun sequence region GtttgtaaatattaaaattagttatttaaataaatattatgatataaaaaattataatattagtaGTTATCTTTCTCTTACTCTTAAAAACAGCCCAAAGAAGTAGTGTTTGAGACTCGGCGCTAAACTTCTTTGCATACTTCTTACCAAAAAATAAGACCTTGTTTTAccaaaaataaagtaaaataaaacatcattgtatactttaataaaaaaaaaaattcattgcatACAAGTAGAGTAATTTTTTATACACCGCATCTGGTGTAGAAAAAATATACCATCCTAGTTGATTGGGCCACATAGCCTCCGCTTTCCAACGTGTATTTAATGCCTACAGTCCTACTTTTTcgattgaaattttgaatgatgaaaatatttttttttttgaaaaaattatgatatcctatagttatattatgacattcaaattatgacttcttgtatAGAGAATGtcataagaaagaaagaaatatttttatcatttaaaaattttataaattataaataacaaaaatatctttctctctttataatttttgaaaaaaaaattatgacatcttgtatgtaggaagttataatttgatcacgagatgtaataaattttcaaaaaataagagatatttttattatttaaaattttaaataaaaaataaaattataaatattaaatatattattaaatatatatttaaaaataatgattatatattttaaaataattagatGATATATTctatatcaattttattttaCCGTATGTGATACGCAAAAGTTTTTTCAATGCAAGTATACACGTGGGCTGGAGTGTTGAGACGGCCTTTTCCTGGAACGAGTTCTCTCATGGCGCCAAAGTTTCCGTAACGGTCTGCAGTTCGCTGCTGGCTTCCCAACAAAACTCAGGCAACGCGGTATTTGAGGTCGTACGCCGGGCATCTTTACGGCGGTCTTCGCCTACCGTGGTTCGTGGAAGCCATTTCGTCGGGATTGCCAAAGTCCGAATCCATTGGCCCTTTTTTTTCGGGGGTGGGTGGGTGGGGTGGTGTTGAATGGCGGATGCATTGGCTGTCCGGCTGAAGACGGGTCGTAGTACAAGTAAGAGATGCGCGCAGTACAAAATAAAATAACGCAactacaaaataaaataaagtacCTCATTTTATCTTAAAAGGTTTATGGGAGAAGTACTGATTTTTCCTAAATGATTAATTTAAGCACAATCATTCGGCCCTGTGCGAACGACAGAGAGATGCAGCGATTTGGGGTTTAGGTGACTGCTTTGGTCAGCAAAATAAGGTGCTTAAAAATTAGCCCTCTTTGCTTTGAATAGATTGTGAACTCTCCTTTTGACTATTGATTTTTtagtttcaaaatatttcttatcagtccAGAGAGTTAGCATGGGTGGTGCATAGGAATCTGCAGAGCATACGAAGATCTTTGAGTGGCAATCTATCAAAAGTTGCAAATTTTTGAGAAACGTCTTCACTTGCATCAATGGAGAGTTCATTTGTAGAGGGATCCGTAAATCTATCTATTTAGCCATCTGACATGGTTTCAAAACCTGATTTTTGAGATTGTGCCGCATAGTTGCTTCTCATTATTCATACAATTTGTTCTTTGCTTCGAGCATAATTTATCTAGATGAAAGGCAACCGCTCCCATAATATCATATTTATGTTTAAGTGCATTTTATGAATCTTACAGTGCAAATTCTAACAATATAAATCATAAGTGTGACAAGAGCACTTGTCTTGCATTCATGTAAAATTTGTTTTATTCTAATACATGATTTAGTATTTTGTTGGTCAGGGattatttgtatttttattttgattgagattGAAATTAGTTGTTTTGTATTGGTCTTTAATTTGTCATCATTGCTTGGTGCAAGAATCCTTGAATTTTATCGAATCCAACATGAAATGGAAGAGATCTTTATaattaaaatcaatgaaaaattttaaaaataatatagttTGCATATAATTTGTCCCAAGTACATCATAGATCATTAActatttttttgagttttttataaattattttgttaaGATAGACTAGTGATTCATGATATGATATGGGGTGAAACATATCTCTACGAGACTTGATTTATAATAATTGTGTTTTTTTATTTAAACATGTAATACTAAATTACAAGCACAAGCAAAACATAAATGGGGCttgatatctaaaatatttttaataaaataaagaagatgtaaaataagagaaaattgtaATCATCACTGGTTTACTCAACGttcatttaagttttttttttttttttttagattttgagAAACAAAATGGTGCATCTAAAAACTTAGAGAATTAGAAATTGATTCTATGTTATTTTATTGGAGGAAAGAAAAATTCGGTGAAGGTATAGGAAGAAAATGATGGTCttgatttataataaaaataggtGCAATGTATGTTTATAGAAAAGATAGCTTATGAACCATtgtatttttttaggtatttctaTTTTTCTGTGATAGTTGCTATAAAAATTTAATGTTAATCAATAATGGTCCAGTAGCACATAAATCTTTTACCTTTCGAGTTATTTATAGCAATAGAGTTAGGGTCTACGCAATTATTGTCCATGTACATGTACCGATTTCAGACGTGCCCACTAAAATTGTGAAACCAAAGAGGAAAACAGATAATATATAAACAAGATAAAGCCAAAAAAACAAAAGGCCAAAGCAGAGGGACGATTGATGTTGCATGCTACACCATTCAGATGCGGACCTGCGTGGATATCTCCATGCATCAGCAACTGTCAGCTGGCATCCGCCAAATGGGACCACCTTCTCAATTGCCCAGAGATCCTGCGCATAGATATCTCTATGCATGAATTCTAGATCCTGCCGTCCACTGTCCTCTGAAAGCAATCAAACCAAATCCCGCATGGACAGATAGCAGCATACTATCCGCACGCGAGATTAGGGCGTGACGGAAGCGCGCGGGAAAACCAGTGGCCCGTCCCGTGGGGCGCCCACAGTCCGGGCCAAAACCACGTAACCGGAAACCGGCCATTGGGGGGCGGCAGCACCCCTTTGTACGAATCCGAGGAAACGGGGAGTTTTTTTGGGAGGGGGGATTGCTTTTTGGGAGAGGGAGATGCTGTTTTCGCGGGCGCCCGCAGCGCCCGGTTTCCCCCTCTCTCCGCTCCTGGAGACGTGGCGATTCGGCGGACCCTCGCTACCTGAGCGTGGGCGCCACGCGCCCCCTTTCTATTTCTCCAAAAACTTATTGCCTGGACCACGCTCACGTAGATCAGCACAAATCCCAAAACATATGCACAATGGATTACGTATAATCAGAAATTCGTGAACTATGAAGATTTGGGTGAAATCCCAAAACATATGGCATGTTATCCCCTATAAGATTTGGGTGGTCTATTAGAATATAGTTCAGACAATAATTTTTCATTTCTTCGTGTCTTCATTTTGAGAAATTATTATTTAGACGATGTCCGAATAAACTAGCAAATTGCATGATAGATATCATgtcatattaatttttatatttaataaaattttaattatatattatccAACATGCACATATTTTGAAATTTGTGTTAGTCCAAACAATAATTTCTCTCCCATTCCCTCtcatcctatcaaaaaattattagtttttatccaatctaataaaaaatgatcatattatttatgattgaaaaaaataatattattatccaatcttgatttgaaaattttgaagttCATTTTAATTGATAACTTTTGTCAgtttggataaaaaaattatttttttaaattaatatgatcatttttaattaataatttctccgCTCTATCTCTATTTGGCTACGTCCCCAACCCCTCTCACCCCTCACTGCTGCTGTTTTGATACACCCCGTTGCTTTAGCTTCCGTAATTATATCAAATGGTAAGGGTGATTTGGGCCTGGAACCCAGCTTTTCTTTTGGAATTAAACCGCTTTCCAACCCTTCGTAAACCGCTGGCCACGTAGCAAAACCCACGGCTCCACCTGATGCTTTATAAACTCCCACCATTCCCCCCCACCTCTCGGCCTGTGTCCCATCCCGACTACTATTCTCGTCTCCGGGGTTTCCTCTTCTATTCCCTTGTTGCATTTGGTATCGAGTGGGGATCGCCACCGTCCGTCCGCCGGCCATGAGAATGAGCTGCAACGGCTGCCGGATCCTCCGGAAGGGGTGCAGCGAGAGCTGCACCATCCGACCCTGCCTCCAGTGGATCAAGAGCCCCGAGGCCCAGGCCAATGCCACCGTCTTCCTCGCCAAGTTCTACGGCCGCGCCGGCCTCATGAACCTCATCAACTCCGGCCCCGACCACCTCCGCCCTGGTCCGTATTCTCTTCATCGCTCCCTCCTGTTCTTTTTTATTGCTCTACGAAATTTTGGATCGAATTAATTTGGACTCAACGCTTTTGCGGTCGTGCTTGGTTTATCTATCTCAGCAATATTCCGCTCGCTGCTGTACGAAGCCTGCGGCCGGATGGTGAACCCGGTCTACGGCTCGGTCGGGCTGCTTTGGTCTGGAAACTGGCCGCTCTGCCAGGCCGCCGTGCAGAACGTCCTCCGGGGCGCGCCCATCGTCCAGATTTCCTCCGACTCCGCCGACGCCGTCCCGCCCACCAAGCCCTACGACATCCGCCACGTGGCGAAGAAATCTGATGCCACCGCGGAGATCCACAAGGTCGCCCAGTCCCGCCCCCGTTTCAAGAAGCGCTCCGGCCACGTCATCAAGCCCAAGGCCATTCCCGGTTTCATCGCCGCCGAGCCGGGCGGGGGCGACCCTGCGGTCTTCTGGGGCGGGAGCGCCTGCGGGGTCGAGCCGCCGGCGAACGTGGGGGAGAGCCAGGAGAACGGGAGTGTGTTCTCGGTGGAGTCGCTGGGGGGTCGCACGTGAGCCAGGCGGAGCCGCACGAGAGTGGGGCCGAGGCGGAGGTGATCCGGCTGGATCTGACACTGGGGCTCCGGCCGATGGAGGACAGGCCGGTCGAGGTGGCCGCACCTGGAGCTGACGCGAGTCGCGTGGAGCTGGGGCTCGGTCTCTTAGCTTGAACTGATGATGGCTGGATGCACCTAATGCAACAGCGGGAGGCCGATAGTTCGTAGAGTCGCGGGTCGTGGCAATTTTGTCTTTCTTAATTTTTCTCGTTTTCTTTTACTTCTCTATAGAAATCCGCTGTGATAGTCTCCTgttctctttattttcttttcttggaTTTAAACTTTCTATTCCGTTGTCGATGTATAGTGTTTTATGTTGTTATTTCCATAAATAGAACACGCCAAACATTTCCATCATTGTGatcactttttttaaaaaaaaattatgagtagTATTAAGCGGTGCATCTCGTCCACTTATTTATCGATAACATGCGCTGTGATGCTATGAGTGAACGAGGAATGACAGAAATAGCTGAATTTTTCTTTGGAAATTAATTGGTTCACCCCACACATATTCTATGATTTTATATGCTCCTTGACTTCTCCATGTGAGGTGAAATAGGGGCAATAAAGAAAGTATTATCGTATAAATTCTACCGTGTATATTTATCAAAAGTAATTTTAGAATTTGTTTTTATTTGGAGAGAGGTCGCTGTGATTCTGTGCGTGCATGGGTCGTGGAACACAGaaatggagagagagggagagagatatgGCAGCACCAAGGTCTTTTCTGATAATAGTAT contains the following coding sequences:
- the LOC105041208 gene encoding LOW QUALITY PROTEIN: LOB domain-containing protein 40-like (The sequence of the model RefSeq protein was modified relative to this genomic sequence to represent the inferred CDS: inserted 1 base in 1 codon) — its product is MRMSCNGCRILRKGCSESCTIRPCLQWIKSPEAQANATVFLAKFYGRAGLMNLINSGPDHLRPAIFRSLLYEACGRMVNPVYGSVGLLWSGNWPLCQAAVQNVLRGAPIVQISSDSADAVPPTKPYDIRHVAKKSDATAEIHKVAQSRPRFKKRSGHVIKPKAIPGFIAAEPGGGDPAVFWGGSACGVEPPANVGESQENGSVFSVESLXGSHVSQAEPHESGAEAEVIRLDLTLGLRPMEDRPVEVAAPGADASRVELGLGLLA